The Hypnocyclicus thermotrophus genome includes a window with the following:
- the hflK gene encoding FtsH protease activity modulator HflK produces MADFNNPNFKKFINFVKKLGFLSIVIVLALYLLTGIYTVGPDEKAVVLTFGKYTKESNPGLNWYFPAPIGKVIKVKTTKVYREEIGFRTIDPGPPAKYQDKRTESLMLTGDENIVEIDFTVQYKINNVKKFLFNVKNQRKLVYDAAQASLRTVVGNSTLENILTIGKGEIQSQTQKKLQKLLDVYDSGISIVNIQLQDVQPPKEVLNAFKDVASAREDKVRYINEANGYRNDILPKARGEAEKLINEALAYKEKRIKEAEGDVARFLQLYEKYQLGKEVTKTRLYLETLEKVMPNVDKTIIDKNLDSGLLNIIDKGGITNEK; encoded by the coding sequence ATGGCAGATTTTAATAACCCTAATTTTAAAAAATTTATTAATTTTGTAAAAAAATTGGGCTTTTTAAGCATAGTAATTGTATTAGCGCTTTATTTGTTAACAGGAATATATACAGTAGGACCAGATGAAAAAGCAGTTGTACTTACTTTTGGTAAATACACAAAAGAAAGTAATCCAGGATTAAATTGGTATTTTCCAGCTCCTATTGGGAAAGTAATCAAAGTTAAAACAACAAAAGTATATAGAGAAGAAATAGGCTTTAGAACTATTGATCCAGGACCACCAGCAAAATATCAAGATAAAAGGACAGAATCTCTTATGTTAACAGGAGATGAAAATATTGTAGAAATAGATTTTACAGTACAATACAAAATAAATAATGTTAAAAAATTTCTTTTTAATGTAAAAAATCAAAGAAAGCTTGTATATGATGCAGCACAAGCATCACTTAGAACTGTAGTGGGAAACTCGACATTAGAAAATATTTTAACTATAGGAAAAGGTGAGATACAATCTCAAACACAAAAAAAATTACAAAAATTATTAGATGTTTATGATAGTGGGATAAGTATTGTAAATATACAATTACAAGATGTTCAACCTCCTAAAGAAGTATTAAATGCATTTAAAGATGTAGCTAGTGCAAGAGAAGATAAAGTAAGATATATAAATGAAGCAAATGGGTATAGAAATGATATTTTACCAAAAGCAAGAGGAGAAGCTGAAAAACTAATAAATGAAGCTTTAGCATATAAAGAAAAAAGAATTAAAGAAGCAGAAGGAGATGTAGCTAGATTTTTACAACTTTATGAAAAATATCAATTAGGTAAAGAAGTAACAAAAACTAGACTATATTTAGAAACATTAGAAAAAGTAATGCCAAATGTAGATAAAACTATTATTGATAAAAATCTTGATAGTGGTCTACTTAATATTATTGACAAAGGAGGCATTACAAATGAAAAGTAG
- the disA gene encoding DNA integrity scanning diadenylate cyclase DisA yields the protein MYKNKEIKDILSFVAPGTEIRKGLNNILDAGTGGLLVIGDDKGILEIIDGGFFIDCDYNPQRIYELAKMDGAIILSKDINKILYANVQLQPNPKIETTESGTRHRTAERVAKQTGELVISISQKRKRISIYKNNIKYLLRDISVIMTEASQAMKTLERYKEVLVKSLTNLTMMEFDDLVTLYEVCMIIQKFELMVRISKALKLNIIELGTEGTLLSLQLDEIMNEINIEIQDLIRDYYKIEEETENEDIFEKLEELTEEELLDLKNISYILGYKRSYASLDTKVVPKGFRILGKIIRLTTKDIKILVSHFDGLNNILSASEEELAEIDNISKFKAKIIKNGIRRLRFTIELEKK from the coding sequence ATGTATAAAAATAAAGAAATAAAAGATATCCTTTCTTTTGTAGCACCAGGAACAGAAATAAGAAAAGGTTTAAATAATATTCTTGATGCAGGGACAGGAGGACTTTTAGTAATAGGTGATGATAAAGGAATATTAGAAATAATAGATGGAGGATTTTTTATTGATTGTGATTATAATCCTCAAAGGATTTATGAATTGGCTAAAATGGATGGTGCAATAATTCTTAGTAAAGACATAAATAAAATATTATATGCAAATGTTCAACTTCAACCAAATCCTAAAATAGAAACAACAGAAAGTGGAACAAGACATAGAACTGCTGAAAGAGTAGCTAAACAAACAGGAGAATTAGTTATATCAATTTCTCAAAAAAGAAAAAGAATATCAATATATAAAAATAATATAAAGTATCTTTTACGAGATATAAGTGTTATAATGACTGAAGCCTCACAAGCAATGAAAACGTTAGAAAGATATAAAGAAGTTTTAGTAAAATCACTTACAAATCTTACAATGATGGAATTTGATGATTTAGTTACATTATATGAAGTATGTATGATTATACAAAAATTTGAGCTTATGGTTAGAATATCAAAAGCGTTAAAATTAAATATTATAGAATTAGGAACAGAAGGAACTTTGTTATCACTTCAACTTGATGAAATAATGAATGAGATTAATATAGAAATACAGGATTTAATAAGAGATTATTATAAAATAGAAGAAGAAACAGAAAACGAAGACATTTTTGAAAAATTAGAAGAGTTAACAGAAGAAGAACTATTGGACTTAAAAAATATCTCTTATATACTCGGATATAAAAGAAGTTATGCTAGTTTAGATACAAAAGTAGTCCCAAAAGGATTTAGAATATTAGGGAAAATAATAAGACTTACAACTAAAGATATAAAAATTTTAGTATCTCATTTTGATGGATTAAATAATATTTTAAGTGCATCAGAAGAAGAGTTAGCAGAGATAGATAATATAAGTAAATTTAAAGCTAAAATTATAAAAAATGGAATAAGGAGGTTAAGATTTACAATAGAGCTTGAAAAAAAATAA
- the radA gene encoding DNA repair protein RadA, whose amino-acid sequence MAKNKIRYICEECGYESSKWLGKCPNCENWNTFKEENELSFSKSNNKTKNISAVKLDEIETMSNYRYTTTLKEFDRVLGGGLVKGEVVLLTGSPGIGKSTLLLQSSKEYCKYGKILYLSGEESVNQIKFRANRLHVNENNLYLLNETEIESILEFIKKEKPNVVIIDSIQTIYSNTIDSIPGTITQIRECTLKIVEIAKKMEISFFIVGHVTKDGKVAGPKLLEHMVDAVLNFEGEEGNYYRILRGIKNRFGSTNEIGIFNMEEDGISEIKNPSEFFLSERDEKNIGSIVVPILEGSKIFLLEVQSLLINSEFGIPRRIVQGFDKNRVQILSAVIEKKLSLNLANKDIFINIPGGISIKDTSADLAVVMSIFSAFKDIEISQKIAAIGELGLRGEIRKVAFIEKRLIELYKLGFKGVYVPESNRKDLENKNINLKIIYLKNLNDLLERMR is encoded by the coding sequence ATGGCAAAAAATAAAATAAGATATATATGTGAAGAATGTGGATATGAAAGTTCTAAATGGTTAGGTAAATGTCCAAATTGTGAAAATTGGAATACTTTTAAAGAGGAAAATGAACTTTCATTCAGTAAAAGTAATAATAAGACAAAAAATATAAGTGCTGTTAAATTAGATGAAATAGAAACTATGTCTAATTATAGATATACAACTACACTAAAAGAATTTGATAGAGTTCTTGGTGGTGGATTGGTAAAAGGGGAAGTAGTTTTACTTACTGGAAGTCCTGGAATAGGAAAATCTACATTACTTTTACAAAGCTCAAAAGAGTATTGTAAATATGGAAAAATATTATATTTATCAGGAGAAGAATCAGTAAATCAAATTAAATTTAGAGCAAATAGACTTCATGTTAATGAAAATAATTTATACTTATTAAATGAGACAGAAATAGAGTCTATATTAGAATTTATAAAAAAGGAAAAACCAAATGTAGTGATAATAGATTCTATTCAAACTATTTATAGTAATACTATAGATTCAATTCCAGGAACAATTACTCAAATAAGAGAGTGTACTTTGAAAATAGTTGAAATAGCAAAAAAAATGGAAATATCTTTTTTTATAGTAGGACATGTAACCAAAGATGGAAAAGTAGCAGGGCCAAAATTATTAGAGCATATGGTTGATGCAGTTCTTAACTTTGAAGGTGAAGAAGGAAATTATTATAGAATTCTAAGAGGAATAAAAAATCGTTTTGGTTCTACTAATGAAATAGGGATATTTAACATGGAAGAAGATGGCATAAGTGAAATAAAAAATCCTTCAGAATTTTTTTTGAGTGAACGAGACGAAAAAAATATAGGAAGTATAGTGGTGCCAATATTAGAAGGAAGTAAAATATTTTTATTAGAAGTACAAAGTTTACTAATTAATTCAGAATTTGGAATACCAAGAAGAATTGTACAAGGTTTTGATAAAAATAGAGTACAGATATTATCAGCAGTAATAGAAAAAAAATTATCTCTGAATCTAGCAAATAAAGATATTTTTATAAATATACCTGGAGGAATAAGTATAAAAGATACTTCAGCGGATTTGGCAGTAGTTATGTCTATTTTTTCAGCCTTTAAAGATATAGAAATTAGTCAAAAAATAGCAGCTATAGGTGAACTAGGTCTTAGAGGTGAAATAAGAAAAGTAGCTTTTATAGAAAAAAGACTTATTGAACTTTATAAACTTGGATTTAAAGGAGTATATGTTCCAGAGAGTAATAGAAAAGATTTGGAAAATAAAAATATTAATTTAAAAATAATATACTTAAAAAATTTAAATGATTTATTAGAAAGGATGAGGTAA
- the coaD gene encoding pantetheine-phosphate adenylyltransferase has protein sequence MEKKKAIYAGSFDPITKGHLDIIKRSSKIFDEVIVGVLNNSNKKYWFSLEQRENMIKKSLENEKIENIKIDSFEGLLVDFMNRKQCNILVRGLRAVSDYEYELQLALTNSVLSKNSIETIFLPASRENLYLSASIVKDIALNKGELTEFLPKVIIDDVIKKANEKR, from the coding sequence ATGGAGAAAAAAAAAGCAATATATGCTGGAAGCTTTGATCCAATAACAAAAGGACATCTTGATATAATAAAAAGAAGTAGTAAAATCTTTGATGAAGTAATAGTAGGGGTTCTTAATAATTCTAATAAAAAATACTGGTTTTCTTTAGAACAAAGAGAAAACATGATAAAAAAAAGTCTAGAAAATGAAAAAATAGAAAATATTAAAATAGATAGTTTTGAAGGATTATTAGTAGATTTTATGAATAGAAAACAATGTAATATATTAGTTAGAGGTCTTAGAGCAGTATCGGATTATGAATATGAACTTCAATTAGCTCTTACAAATTCTGTACTTTCTAAAAATAGTATAGAAACTATTTTTTTACCAGCTTCTAGAGAAAACCTATATTTAAGTGCAAGTATAGTAAAAGACATAGCATTAAATAAAGGAGAATTAACAGAATTTTTACCAAAAGTTATAATAGATGATGTAATAAAAAAAGCTAATGAAAAAAGATAA
- a CDS encoding Rne/Rng family ribonuclease, which produces MKQIIVSVKEFESNAALIEDNKLIEFLVERDDLTRIVGNIYKGKVENVLPGMESAFINIGLEKNAFLYVNDLREFEERYLDGVENSDRPIEDILKKDDEVVVQILKEPRGNKGARVTTHYTIPGKYLVLMPNNNYIGISKKIKDETERKRLYDLIERIKPENVGLIIRTEAEGKEDIYFEREIEYLVKKWQEIEYNISRAKIGEILYSDNDLVNRVVRDIFSHEINELIIDDEKKYWEIIDYINAFSEREMSTKIKLFTEEQEILDYYKIKSEVEKALKKEVWLDCGGYLVIEKTEALISIDVNTGKNVGLHNLEETVLQTNLEAAREIPRQLRLRNLSGIIIIDFIDMRIEEDKEKVLLELEKNLSKDRVKNNIIHFTDLGLIEMTRKREGKPLSNYFLEECYLCKGNGYVRSVEAIVHEIIEQVKQDAKEDDINKIKILASERVYEILNSTYKEFINTYLKSKNKSFELEKLNKQNFNDYELIYEK; this is translated from the coding sequence ATGAAGCAAATTATTGTATCAGTAAAAGAATTTGAATCAAATGCAGCTCTTATAGAAGATAATAAATTAATTGAATTTCTAGTAGAAAGAGATGATTTAACTAGAATAGTAGGTAATATCTATAAAGGAAAAGTAGAAAATGTATTACCAGGTATGGAGTCAGCTTTTATTAATATAGGACTTGAAAAAAATGCATTTTTGTATGTTAATGATCTTAGAGAATTTGAAGAAAGATATTTAGATGGAGTAGAAAATAGTGATAGACCTATAGAAGATATATTAAAAAAAGATGATGAAGTTGTAGTACAGATTTTAAAAGAGCCTCGAGGAAATAAAGGAGCTAGAGTTACAACACATTATACAATACCAGGTAAATATTTAGTACTTATGCCAAATAACAATTATATAGGAATTTCTAAAAAAATTAAGGATGAGACTGAAAGAAAAAGACTTTATGATTTGATAGAAAGAATAAAGCCAGAAAATGTAGGACTTATAATTAGAACAGAAGCAGAAGGGAAAGAAGATATATATTTTGAAAGAGAAATAGAGTATTTAGTAAAAAAATGGCAAGAAATAGAATATAATATAAGTAGAGCTAAAATTGGAGAAATATTATACAGTGATAATGATTTAGTAAATAGAGTAGTAAGAGATATATTTTCTCATGAAATAAATGAACTTATTATTGATGACGAAAAAAAATATTGGGAAATAATAGATTATATTAACGCATTTTCTGAAAGAGAAATGTCAACTAAAATAAAACTTTTTACAGAAGAACAAGAGATTTTAGACTATTATAAAATAAAGTCAGAAGTAGAAAAAGCATTAAAAAAAGAAGTATGGTTAGATTGTGGCGGATATTTAGTGATAGAAAAAACAGAGGCGCTCATTAGTATAGATGTAAATACTGGAAAGAATGTAGGATTGCATAATTTAGAAGAGACAGTACTTCAAACAAATTTAGAAGCGGCAAGAGAGATTCCTAGACAACTTAGACTTAGGAATTTAAGTGGAATAATAATAATAGATTTTATTGATATGAGAATTGAAGAAGATAAAGAAAAAGTACTATTAGAACTTGAAAAGAATTTGTCAAAAGATAGAGTAAAAAATAATATAATACATTTTACAGATTTAGGACTTATTGAGATGACTAGAAAAAGAGAAGGAAAACCTCTTTCTAATTATTTTTTAGAAGAATGCTATTTATGTAAAGGAAATGGTTATGTGAGATCTGTAGAAGCTATAGTCCATGAAATAATAGAGCAGGTAAAACAAGATGCAAAAGAAGATGATATTAATAAAATAAAAATTTTAGCAAGTGAAAGAGTGTATGAAATATTAAATTCAACATATAAAGAATTTATTAATACATATTTAAAGAGTAAAAATAAAAGTTTTGAGTTAGAAAAATTAAATAAACAAAATTTTAATGATTATGAATTAATATATGAAAAATAG
- a CDS encoding elongator complex protein 3, translated as MKHYNIPIFIAHYGCPNTCTFCNQNKITGVITNITPNEVKKIIDEYLETLPENSNKEVAFFGGTFTALPLNIQEEFLKIVKSYIDLGVVNGIRLSTRPDCIDDKILSLLKKYNVTTIELGVQSLDNEVLSLSERGYKEEIVYYASELIKKYNIILGIQIMPGLNGSNFNSDLETIKKVVKIKPDIVRIYPTLVINKTKLEILYKRGEFTPLSLNEAIKISALAIAYFELNNIKIIRVGLQPSDDLREDGVIIAGPFHPAFKELVEGKIISLFFDKILSKNKINIIETNPRNMSRVVGINKVNKIKYFNILKIIQNKDINIFEYKINNTIYKREEILKNIIKTWDDGR; from the coding sequence ATGAAGCATTATAATATACCAATATTTATAGCACATTATGGATGCCCAAATACATGTACTTTTTGTAATCAGAATAAAATAACAGGAGTTATAACTAATATTACGCCTAATGAAGTTAAAAAAATTATTGACGAATATTTAGAAACTTTACCAGAAAATTCAAATAAAGAAGTAGCTTTTTTTGGGGGGACTTTTACAGCGTTACCACTAAATATACAAGAAGAATTTCTAAAAATAGTAAAATCGTATATAGATTTGGGTGTAGTAAATGGGATAAGATTATCAACTAGACCTGACTGTATAGATGATAAGATATTATCATTATTAAAAAAATATAATGTTACGACAATTGAACTTGGAGTACAATCACTTGACAATGAAGTTTTATCATTATCTGAAAGAGGATATAAAGAAGAAATAGTATATTATGCATCAGAACTTATTAAAAAATATAACATTATTTTAGGAATACAGATAATGCCAGGATTAAATGGAAGTAACTTTAATAGTGATTTAGAAACAATAAAAAAAGTAGTTAAAATAAAACCAGATATAGTTAGAATTTATCCGACGTTAGTGATTAATAAAACTAAATTAGAAATATTATATAAAAGAGGAGAATTTACTCCTCTTTCATTAAATGAAGCTATAAAAATCTCAGCTTTAGCTATAGCTTATTTTGAGCTTAATAATATAAAAATTATTCGAGTAGGATTACAACCTTCGGATGATTTAAGAGAGGATGGGGTAATTATAGCAGGGCCATTTCATCCAGCTTTTAAAGAATTAGTAGAAGGTAAAATTATTTCTTTATTTTTTGATAAAATTTTATCAAAAAATAAAATAAATATAATTGAAACAAATCCTAGAAATATGTCTAGAGTTGTAGGGATAAATAAAGTAAATAAAATTAAATATTTTAATATTTTAAAAATAATACAAAATAAAGATATAAATATTTTTGAGTACAAAATAAATAATACTATCTATAAAAGAGAAGAAATCTTAAAAAATATTATTAAAACATGGGATGATGGAAGATGA
- the rnc gene encoding ribonuclease III — MYENKNLNELEKRLGYYFKSQTLLKKALIHRSYGNENWDYKNTNNERLELLGDAVLDLIVTEYLYLNFSDSNEGELAKLKSMIVSEPVLAEISLEIGLGDFLLLSKGEELTGGRERESILGDAFEALLGAIYLDSDFNSAKEFALKYLEYRILHINENEELIDYKTILQEYAQRVYKVIPIYEVIKEIGPDHKKSFEIGVKISEEIFIGVGKGKNKKTAEQHAAKNACKKMGVNINEAL, encoded by the coding sequence ATGTATGAAAATAAAAACCTAAATGAATTAGAAAAACGTTTAGGATATTATTTTAAAAGTCAGACACTTCTAAAAAAAGCTTTAATACATAGATCTTATGGTAATGAAAATTGGGATTATAAAAACACAAATAATGAAAGACTAGAACTGCTAGGTGATGCAGTTCTAGATCTTATCGTTACGGAGTATTTATATTTAAATTTTTCTGATTCAAATGAAGGCGAATTAGCAAAATTAAAATCAATGATAGTAAGCGAACCAGTATTAGCAGAGATTTCTTTAGAAATTGGATTAGGAGATTTTTTACTATTAAGTAAAGGAGAGGAATTAACTGGGGGAAGAGAAAGAGAATCTATATTAGGTGATGCTTTTGAAGCTCTTTTAGGTGCGATTTATTTAGATTCTGATTTTAATAGTGCAAAAGAATTTGCTTTAAAATATCTTGAATACAGAATACTTCATATAAATGAAAATGAAGAATTAATTGATTATAAAACAATATTACAAGAGTATGCACAAAGAGTTTATAAGGTTATCCCAATATACGAAGTAATAAAAGAAATAGGACCAGATCATAAGAAAAGCTTTGAAATAGGAGTGAAAATTTCAGAAGAGATATTTATAGGTGTAGGAAAAGGTAAAAACAAAAAAACAGCTGAACAACATGCAGCAAAAAATGCATGTAAAAAAATGGGAGTAAATATAAATGAAGCATTATAA
- the fabF gene encoding beta-ketoacyl-ACP synthase II: MNRVVITGVGLITALGTGVEKSWNAIKEGKIGVRHIQGFDTEGFPVKIAGEVIDFNPEEYGMPKKELKKLARFTQFGIAASKMALEDSGYKITDENAYKVGVLVSSGIGGLEILEAQHSVMLEKGPKRMSPFTIPALIENMGAGNISIYLGAKGPSKTIVTACAAGTHSIGDAYRMIKYGEADAMLAGGTEACITPFGVAGFAALKALSTRNDEPEKASRPFTKDRDGFVMGEGAGVLFLESLESAKKRGAKIYAEVIGYGATSDAYHITAPAAGGEGAARAFKLALEEAGVELTDVDYINAHGTSTPANDKNETAAIKSVFGEHAFDLAVSSTKGATGHALGGAGGIEGAILALAIDEEVLPPTVNYDNPDEECDLDYVPNQARKRKINVGLSSSLGFGGHNAVIAFKKYTD, from the coding sequence ATGAATAGGGTAGTAATTACAGGAGTAGGATTAATTACAGCATTAGGAACAGGAGTAGAAAAATCTTGGAATGCTATAAAAGAAGGGAAAATAGGAGTTAGACATATTCAAGGGTTTGACACAGAAGGCTTTCCAGTAAAAATAGCAGGGGAAGTAATAGATTTCAATCCTGAAGAATATGGTATGCCTAAAAAAGAATTAAAAAAATTAGCTAGATTTACACAATTTGGAATAGCAGCGTCTAAAATGGCGTTAGAGGACTCTGGGTATAAAATAACAGATGAAAATGCATATAAAGTAGGAGTTTTAGTTAGTTCTGGTATAGGTGGACTTGAAATATTAGAGGCACAACATAGTGTTATGTTAGAAAAAGGACCTAAAAGAATGTCACCATTTACAATACCAGCTCTTATAGAAAATATGGGTGCAGGAAATATTTCTATCTATTTAGGAGCAAAAGGACCTTCAAAAACAATAGTTACTGCTTGTGCAGCTGGAACACATTCAATAGGTGATGCATATAGAATGATAAAATATGGAGAAGCAGATGCAATGTTAGCTGGAGGAACGGAAGCTTGTATAACGCCATTTGGAGTAGCAGGTTTTGCTGCATTAAAAGCACTTTCTACAAGAAATGATGAACCTGAAAAAGCTTCAAGACCATTTACAAAAGATAGAGATGGATTTGTTATGGGAGAAGGAGCAGGGGTTTTATTTTTAGAAAGTTTAGAATCTGCTAAAAAAAGAGGAGCTAAAATTTATGCTGAAGTAATAGGATATGGAGCAACTTCTGATGCATATCATATAACGGCTCCAGCAGCTGGTGGTGAAGGAGCAGCAAGAGCATTTAAACTAGCTTTAGAAGAAGCGGGAGTAGAATTAACAGATGTTGATTATATAAACGCACATGGGACGTCAACACCAGCAAATGATAAAAATGAAACGGCAGCTATAAAAAGTGTATTTGGAGAGCATGCATTTGATTTAGCAGTTAGTTCAACAAAAGGTGCGACTGGACATGCATTAGGAGGAGCTGGCGGAATAGAAGGAGCAATATTAGCTTTAGCTATTGATGAAGAAGTATTACCTCCTACAGTAAATTATGATAATCCAGATGAAGAATGTGACTTAGATTATGTACCAAATCAAGCAAGAAAAAGAAAAATAAATGTAGGGTTATCAAGTTCATTAGGATTTGGTGGGCATAATGCAGTAATTGCATTTAAAAAATATACAGATTAA
- a CDS encoding acyl carrier protein: MLKRVKAVIVDQLGVDESQVTLEASFVDDLGADSLDTVELIMAFEEEFGIEIPDEDAEKIKTVKDVIDYVEKNQ, translated from the coding sequence ATGTTAAAAAGAGTAAAAGCTGTAATAGTTGATCAATTAGGAGTAGATGAGTCACAAGTGACTTTAGAAGCATCATTTGTTGATGATTTAGGAGCAGATTCTTTAGATACTGTTGAATTAATCATGGCTTTCGAAGAAGAATTTGGAATTGAAATTCCTGATGAAGATGCAGAAAAAATTAAAACTGTAAAAGATGTTATTGATTACGTAGAAAAAAATCAATAA
- the fabG gene encoding 3-oxoacyl-[acyl-carrier-protein] reductase: MITIDLKGKTAVITGSARGIGRAIAEKLAEAGANIVISDILEDMGIATANEIKEKYGVETIFVKTNVTLMEDAIDLVNKTKDTFGSVDIFVNNAGITKDGLFMRMSKEDFERVININLTGAFNCAQAAYKIMMKQRSGSIINMASVIGLVGNLGQANYAASKAGLIGFTKSIAYEAAKRGVRVNAIAPGYIKSDMTDLLKDDVKEAIMGKIPMNKMGSVEDVANAALFLASNLSSYITGKTITVDGGMVMV, encoded by the coding sequence ATGATTACTATTGATTTAAAAGGAAAAACAGCAGTTATTACTGGTTCGGCTAGAGGGATAGGAAGAGCTATAGCTGAAAAATTAGCAGAAGCAGGGGCAAATATAGTAATAAGTGATATTTTAGAAGATATGGGAATTGCAACTGCAAATGAAATAAAAGAAAAATATGGCGTAGAGACTATTTTTGTAAAAACTAATGTTACTTTAATGGAAGATGCAATAGATTTAGTAAATAAAACAAAAGATACCTTTGGTAGCGTAGATATTTTTGTTAATAATGCAGGAATAACAAAAGATGGTTTATTTATGAGAATGAGTAAAGAAGATTTTGAGAGAGTAATAAATATAAATTTAACAGGAGCCTTTAATTGTGCACAAGCTGCTTATAAAATTATGATGAAACAAAGAAGCGGAAGTATAATAAATATGGCTTCAGTTATAGGATTAGTAGGTAATCTTGGACAAGCAAATTATGCTGCGTCAAAAGCAGGACTTATAGGATTTACAAAATCAATAGCATATGAAGCAGCAAAAAGAGGAGTAAGAGTAAATGCTATTGCTCCGGGATATATTAAAAGTGATATGACAGATTTACTAAAAGATGATGTAAAAGAAGCAATTATGGGGAAAATTCCTATGAATAAAATGGGATCTGTAGAAGATGTTGCTAATGCAGCATTATTCTTAGCATCAAATTTATCATCATATATTACTGGAAAAACAATAACAGTAGATGGTGGAATGGTAATGGTATAA
- the fabD gene encoding ACP S-malonyltransferase, which yields MSKIAFLYPGQGAQYVGMGKDLYENNELAKKYFNEIFDSLDIDLKEIMFNGPEEKLKETKYTQPAIVAMSLVLTKLLEEKGIKADYVAGHSLGEYSALGAANFLSLQDTIKLTAKRGEIMNKVAQKVNGTMAAIIGLEKEKIQEILKDISGVVEAVNFNEPNQTVIAGEVEAINEACEKLKEAGAKRALVLAVSGPFHSSLMKEAGEQLKEYLNNFEIQEGVASLIANTSVEIVAKNNLIDELYRQTFGPVRWVETIDKLKELGVDTFYEIGPGKVLKGLLRKIDRNLKVINIEKVNDLDF from the coding sequence ATGTCAAAAATAGCATTTTTATACCCAGGGCAAGGTGCTCAATATGTTGGGATGGGTAAAGATTTATATGAAAATAATGAGCTTGCTAAAAAATATTTTAATGAAATATTTGATAGCTTAGATATAGATTTAAAAGAGATAATGTTTAATGGACCAGAAGAAAAATTAAAAGAAACAAAATATACGCAACCAGCAATAGTTGCTATGAGTTTAGTACTTACAAAGTTATTAGAAGAAAAAGGAATAAAAGCTGATTATGTAGCAGGACATTCATTAGGAGAATATTCAGCACTTGGAGCAGCAAACTTTTTATCATTACAAGATACAATAAAACTTACTGCAAAACGTGGAGAGATAATGAATAAAGTTGCTCAAAAAGTAAATGGAACAATGGCTGCTATAATTGGTTTAGAAAAAGAAAAAATTCAAGAAATATTAAAAGATATATCTGGAGTTGTAGAAGCAGTTAACTTTAATGAGCCTAATCAAACGGTTATAGCTGGAGAAGTAGAGGCTATAAATGAAGCTTGTGAGAAGTTAAAAGAAGCAGGAGCAAAGAGAGCTCTTGTATTAGCTGTATCAGGACCATTTCATTCATCGCTTATGAAAGAAGCTGGAGAACAATTAAAAGAATATCTAAATAATTTTGAAATTCAAGAAGGAGTAGCAAGTTTAATTGCAAATACTTCAGTTGAAATAGTAGCAAAAAATAATTTAATAGATGAATTATATAGACAAACTTTTGGACCAGTAAGATGGGTTGAAACTATAGATAAATTAAAAGAATTAGGAGTAGATACATTTTATGAAATTGGACCAGGAAAAGTTTTAAAAGGTTTATTAAGAAAAATAGATAGAAATTTAAAAGTAATAAATATAGAAAAAGTTAATGATTTAGATTTTTAA